One stretch of Phaeobacter inhibens DSM 16374 DNA includes these proteins:
- a CDS encoding AzlC family ABC transporter permease gives MTHHTPQRHTASLTQGALAILPLALGASLYGFAFGVLAAQIGFPWWGIATMSGLVHAGSSQIVAVEQFSSGSALLGAVLAGAALNLRYIGIVASLIPLLDGLPLWKKLLAIHMTGDENWALTMAERAKNPQIGAAFLIGSGCVMISVWTLSTALGALVGSSFGDLERFGLGFAFTAAFIAMARGLWKGTGDLAPWTASFVASFALVVAQVPTAYAIMIGTLTGLAVLLLNPRRKVPAQ, from the coding sequence ATGACACATCACACACCGCAACGACATACCGCTTCACTGACCCAAGGCGCGCTGGCAATCCTGCCACTGGCACTGGGCGCATCGCTTTATGGTTTTGCCTTTGGCGTTTTGGCAGCCCAGATCGGCTTTCCCTGGTGGGGGATCGCCACGATGAGCGGTCTGGTTCACGCAGGCTCTTCGCAGATTGTTGCGGTTGAACAATTCTCCAGCGGCTCGGCCCTTCTCGGCGCGGTGCTGGCCGGTGCCGCACTGAACCTGCGCTACATCGGGATCGTGGCCTCGCTGATACCGCTGCTGGACGGGCTGCCGCTGTGGAAAAAACTGCTGGCGATCCACATGACCGGCGATGAAAACTGGGCCCTGACGATGGCAGAGCGGGCGAAGAACCCGCAGATTGGCGCAGCTTTCCTGATCGGCTCTGGCTGCGTGATGATATCGGTCTGGACCCTGTCAACGGCCCTCGGCGCGCTGGTCGGATCAAGTTTCGGCGATCTGGAGCGCTTTGGTCTCGGCTTTGCCTTTACGGCTGCCTTCATTGCGATGGCCCGAGGCCTGTGGAAAGGAACTGGCGATCTCGCGCCTTGGACGGCAAGCTTCGTTGCCAGTTTCGCCTTGGTCGTCGCACAGGTTCCCACCGCCTACGCCATAATGATCGGTACATTGACCGGCCTTGCTGTTCTTCTCCTTAACCCGCGCAGAAAGGTACCGGCGCAATGA
- a CDS encoding AzlD domain-containing protein, with translation MTFNEWGLILTLAALAFGIRVLGLVAGNRVQQSRFAPLLGHLPGLIVISLVATSLANQPPQTWVAAAIALGIAALTNNVIWTMVAGVAAYAVLSHAALL, from the coding sequence ATGACATTTAACGAATGGGGATTGATTCTGACCCTTGCGGCGCTGGCCTTCGGAATCCGGGTTCTTGGGCTGGTCGCAGGCAATCGGGTGCAGCAATCACGCTTTGCCCCGCTGCTGGGGCATTTGCCAGGCTTGATCGTGATCTCGCTGGTTGCGACATCCTTGGCAAACCAACCGCCCCAGACCTGGGTCGCAGCGGCCATTGCTCTCGGTATCGCGGCGCTGACAAACAATGTCATCTGGACCATGGTTGCCGGGGTTGCAGCCTATGCTGTGCTCTCCCACGCCGCATTGCTATGA
- a CDS encoding methyl-accepting chemotaxis protein, with product MTTQTRKRATRRWNPLSSIRAKMFLILLAMAGTSAAIGYAVTQAFEQVSADVHVLTEDKLPELELSGQMTAAAARTKDAMVAVMLAETPGSLDFAKSDVTAAVRALDGAVEQLPQVLRDEFKPDVVMVEEALEASIAARTVAFKNAAAVIAMMEQLQGLSSAMQATLAEMADNAYSNLSKGGEQTMSAVDATLVDLVEVKFATLQSLLQARAEINLISGIALAIGETEDRAMQSILTDLAKASDGRLNDVIDILEVEAPGVVPIFAIRDAAAVLQKAVSRGRLQSNALRQEVLSARLSSDTELSTAVDDMVFEVTLAAEDASDDSKKAIQGLLTNEVGFLNTLLEINTWISNFQVAALDVVTAQSIAQTRAAAEPMEQAAAALAEYKTFDDGRLATQLDEIITMAEPDQGLAIFRIASLTADADATKEANATANAVLQIASRASLLGSGSRGEIAYMATDIAVTVDEAHANIERLLMMAAGLLVMALLLTHWLVQRPLNAISRTTERLADGDLSPINGFDRTSDEIYRIAQALTVFRDGLVEKEALSKATEEERAAHQAQQTAAVTAIGNGLARLAQGDLSARITEELTEGYAQLQADFNLTVETLSRTVVDMVDVASSIRNGADEISQASDDLSRRTESQAATLEETAAALDELTASVKSAADGARAVEATTQDAKSEAVKNGSVVNSAVSAMTDIEESSKHIAQIIGVIDDIAFQTNLLALNAGVEAARAGDAGRGFAVVASEVRGLSQRTSEAAMEIKTLISESSKKVDYGVELVGKAGTALSDIVAQVGQISQQVSEIADGAASQSTGLHEINIGMSQLDQVTQQNAAMVEESTAASHMLRGDATKLAELVSNFTVAEDNAPAAAVETQQDGWDEDPDDWQMTG from the coding sequence ATGACCACGCAGACACGTAAACGCGCGACACGGCGGTGGAACCCGTTGTCTAGTATTCGCGCCAAGATGTTTCTCATCCTGCTGGCGATGGCGGGTACTTCGGCGGCGATTGGATATGCTGTGACACAAGCGTTTGAGCAGGTGTCTGCGGATGTGCATGTACTGACCGAGGACAAGCTTCCAGAACTGGAACTCAGCGGTCAGATGACCGCTGCGGCGGCCCGGACGAAAGACGCGATGGTTGCGGTCATGCTGGCGGAGACACCGGGCTCGCTCGACTTCGCAAAAAGCGATGTTACCGCAGCGGTCCGGGCTTTGGATGGCGCGGTAGAGCAGCTGCCGCAGGTGCTGCGTGATGAATTCAAACCCGATGTCGTTATGGTTGAAGAGGCGCTGGAAGCCTCGATCGCGGCGCGCACCGTCGCGTTTAAGAATGCCGCTGCGGTAATCGCCATGATGGAACAGCTTCAAGGCCTTAGCAGTGCCATGCAGGCCACCCTCGCCGAGATGGCGGATAACGCCTATTCGAACCTTTCCAAAGGCGGCGAACAGACGATGTCTGCGGTTGACGCAACATTGGTTGATCTGGTCGAAGTCAAATTCGCCACATTGCAATCCTTGTTGCAGGCGCGGGCGGAGATCAACCTGATCTCTGGTATCGCCTTGGCGATTGGCGAAACCGAGGACCGCGCGATGCAGTCGATCCTGACGGATCTGGCAAAGGCGTCGGATGGTCGCCTGAACGATGTCATCGATATTCTGGAGGTTGAGGCACCCGGTGTGGTGCCGATCTTTGCCATTCGGGACGCCGCCGCTGTATTGCAAAAGGCGGTGTCGCGCGGGCGGCTTCAGTCCAATGCGCTGCGTCAGGAGGTGCTGAGTGCACGCCTGTCCAGCGATACGGAACTGTCGACGGCGGTCGATGATATGGTGTTTGAGGTGACACTGGCGGCTGAAGATGCCAGCGACGACAGCAAGAAAGCCATTCAGGGGCTGCTGACCAACGAAGTTGGCTTCCTCAATACCCTGCTGGAGATCAACACCTGGATCAGTAATTTTCAGGTTGCCGCACTGGATGTGGTGACTGCGCAGAGCATCGCGCAGACCCGTGCTGCGGCGGAACCAATGGAGCAAGCGGCGGCGGCCCTGGCCGAGTATAAGACGTTTGACGATGGGCGGCTTGCGACCCAGCTCGATGAAATCATTACTATGGCAGAGCCGGATCAGGGGTTGGCGATTTTCCGCATTGCGTCGCTCACGGCGGATGCGGATGCCACCAAGGAAGCCAATGCAACGGCAAATGCAGTCTTGCAGATTGCCAGCCGCGCGTCCCTTCTGGGCTCAGGCAGCCGGGGTGAAATCGCCTATATGGCCACGGATATTGCGGTGACGGTCGATGAGGCCCACGCTAATATCGAACGGTTGCTGATGATGGCCGCCGGGTTGTTGGTGATGGCATTGCTGCTGACCCATTGGCTGGTTCAACGCCCGCTGAATGCGATCAGCCGCACCACCGAACGGCTTGCCGATGGTGATCTGAGCCCGATCAACGGGTTTGATCGGACCAGCGACGAAATCTACCGGATTGCACAGGCTCTGACGGTGTTTCGCGATGGTCTTGTCGAAAAAGAGGCGCTGTCCAAAGCCACAGAAGAGGAGCGGGCCGCCCATCAGGCCCAGCAGACCGCTGCAGTCACGGCTATTGGCAATGGTTTGGCACGGCTGGCCCAGGGCGATCTCTCGGCCCGGATCACCGAAGAGCTGACGGAAGGCTATGCGCAGCTGCAGGCCGATTTCAATCTGACGGTCGAAACACTGAGCAGAACGGTGGTGGATATGGTGGATGTGGCTTCGTCCATACGCAACGGTGCGGATGAGATCAGCCAGGCTTCTGATGATCTGTCGCGACGCACGGAAAGCCAGGCTGCGACGCTGGAAGAAACCGCCGCCGCATTGGATGAGCTGACTGCCAGCGTGAAATCCGCCGCCGATGGTGCGCGGGCCGTTGAGGCGACCACCCAAGATGCAAAGAGCGAAGCCGTAAAGAACGGCAGCGTCGTCAACAGCGCGGTCTCTGCCATGACTGATATTGAGGAAAGCTCCAAACATATCGCGCAGATTATTGGCGTGATTGATGATATCGCGTTCCAGACCAATCTTCTGGCGCTGAACGCGGGGGTTGAAGCGGCACGTGCTGGCGATGCCGGTCGCGGCTTTGCTGTTGTGGCTTCCGAAGTGCGGGGGCTGTCGCAACGCACCTCCGAGGCGGCGATGGAGATCAAGACGCTGATCAGCGAAAGCTCGAAAAAGGTCGATTATGGTGTCGAACTGGTGGGCAAGGCTGGCACCGCGCTAAGTGATATCGTGGCTCAGGTCGGGCAGATTTCGCAGCAGGTCTCCGAGATTGCCGATGGTGCTGCCTCGCAGTCTACTGGTCTGCATGAGATCAATATTGGCATGTCGCAGCTGGATCAGGTGACTCAGCAGAACGCGGCGATGGTGGAGGAATCCACTGCGGCCAGCCATATGCTGCGCGGTGATGCGACCAAGCTGGCGGAGCTGGTATCAAACTTCACCGTGGCGGAGGACAATGCACCGGCTGCTGCTGTGGAGACCCAGCAGGATGGATGGGATGAGGATCCTGACGACTGGCAGATGACCGGATGA
- a CDS encoding ABC transporter substrate-binding protein, whose translation MLLRKLTTAAVLALAVPSLGLAEQGVSSTEVRFAQVAALDGPAAALGQGMQLGLEAAFAEANAAGGVHGRNIVLDSMDDSYEPDKSVALVKQVIADNQHIGLIGAVGTPTASATQPIATEAGLPFIGPFTGAGFLRDASHGNILNVRATYAAETEAWIAHLVDEQNMKSIALLYQDDGFGRVGLAGVTAALEKRGMTLMAEGTYTRNTTAVKKALLTIRKAKPDAVVMVGAYKPVAEFIKLSRKLKFNPTFVNISFVGSDALAKELGDAGEGVIISQVVPFPWDQSLPVVAQYQAALKAVDADAEPGFVTLEGYLTGRLAIRALEDAGADLTRDSYLAAMAGLRDVDFGGVTMRFGPDDNQGMDDVFLTHITKEGGFQPVVAGGES comes from the coding sequence ATGTTGCTAAGAAAACTAACGACTGCGGCGGTTCTGGCTCTGGCGGTGCCATCGCTTGGACTGGCTGAGCAGGGGGTCTCTTCGACTGAGGTGCGCTTTGCGCAGGTTGCTGCGCTTGACGGGCCGGCCGCGGCGCTGGGTCAGGGCATGCAGCTGGGACTGGAGGCGGCTTTCGCCGAAGCGAATGCCGCTGGCGGTGTTCACGGGCGCAACATCGTTTTGGATAGCATGGACGACAGCTATGAACCGGATAAGTCTGTGGCGCTGGTCAAACAGGTGATTGCGGATAATCAGCACATCGGCCTGATTGGGGCCGTGGGCACGCCGACCGCTTCGGCGACGCAGCCGATTGCGACCGAGGCTGGGCTGCCCTTTATCGGGCCCTTCACTGGTGCAGGTTTCCTGCGCGATGCCAGCCATGGGAATATCCTCAATGTGCGGGCCACATATGCCGCGGAAACTGAGGCCTGGATTGCCCATCTGGTTGATGAGCAGAACATGAAATCGATCGCGCTTCTGTATCAGGATGACGGGTTTGGCCGTGTTGGTCTGGCCGGTGTGACCGCCGCCCTGGAAAAGCGCGGCATGACGCTGATGGCCGAAGGGACCTATACGCGCAATACCACTGCCGTGAAAAAGGCGCTGCTCACCATTCGCAAGGCAAAACCTGATGCGGTGGTGATGGTCGGAGCCTATAAGCCGGTTGCTGAGTTCATCAAGCTGTCACGTAAGCTGAAGTTCAACCCGACCTTTGTGAACATTTCTTTCGTCGGCTCCGATGCCCTGGCAAAGGAATTGGGTGACGCAGGCGAGGGTGTCATCATCAGCCAGGTTGTGCCGTTCCCATGGGATCAGTCGCTGCCTGTTGTGGCGCAATATCAGGCAGCACTGAAAGCCGTCGATGCTGACGCCGAGCCGGGTTTTGTGACGCTGGAGGGGTATCTGACCGGACGTCTGGCGATCCGTGCCTTGGAAGACGCCGGCGCGGATCTGACCCGTGACAGCTATCTCGCGGCCATGGCGGGACTGCGCGACGTGGACTTTGGCGGTGTTACCATGCGCTTTGGCCCGGATGACAATCAGGGCATGGACGATGTGTTCCTGACCCATATCACCAAAGAGGGTGGGTTTCAGCCCGTCGTCGCGGGTGGTGAATCTTAA
- a CDS encoding glycosyl transferase, with product MARLVCFASDLTDVAQLRRLASFQALGHEVISVASRKGPLPVVNWQNIDLGEIGQHGLLRRGRLALATALRDPRLAPLVQQADLLVARNVDMLALAAALRLRCGATAPIAYEVLDIHSLFEGASLKSRMARWGERRLMAGAEVLWLSSPGFYTGYFAPVQSYSGPWHLVENKMVVPEDMARPVPNDRVSGGDALRLGWIGAIRCRPSFELLLCVAEQMGQAVEVHIHGKIHDHVLPDFHARIAGLGNVIFHGAYAYPHGLAACYDNCDVVWAQDLWQMGDPLQSGNSDLLLPNRIYEAGWHGCPVIAVSGMETGHKIEATGQGWTLASADAEALIRCLQSLTPSEIAAARQRIAELPETVFRQTPADVVALLASAGVEPCSSGAGAPRSKSGA from the coding sequence ATGGCGCGGCTGGTCTGCTTTGCCTCTGATCTGACCGATGTGGCCCAGCTGCGGCGGCTGGCGTCATTTCAGGCGCTGGGGCATGAAGTGATCTCGGTCGCGTCGCGCAAGGGACCGCTGCCGGTGGTGAATTGGCAGAATATTGATCTGGGCGAAATTGGCCAACACGGGCTGTTGCGACGCGGGCGGCTGGCGTTGGCCACGGCATTGCGTGATCCACGGCTGGCGCCGCTGGTGCAGCAGGCCGATCTGCTGGTGGCGCGCAATGTCGATATGCTGGCGCTGGCGGCCGCTCTGCGGCTGCGCTGCGGTGCTACCGCGCCAATCGCCTATGAGGTGCTGGATATCCATTCGCTGTTTGAGGGCGCAAGCCTCAAATCCAGAATGGCGCGCTGGGGTGAGAGGCGCCTGATGGCGGGGGCGGAGGTTCTGTGGCTGTCGTCGCCCGGATTCTACACCGGGTATTTTGCGCCGGTTCAGAGCTATTCGGGCCCTTGGCATCTGGTTGAAAACAAGATGGTTGTGCCTGAGGACATGGCGCGCCCTGTGCCGAACGACCGGGTGTCCGGGGGGGATGCGCTGCGGTTGGGCTGGATTGGGGCCATCCGCTGTCGCCCGAGTTTTGAGCTGCTACTGTGTGTGGCAGAACAGATGGGTCAAGCTGTTGAGGTGCATATTCATGGTAAGATCCACGACCATGTGCTTCCGGATTTTCACGCCCGGATCGCTGGCCTTGGAAATGTGATTTTCCACGGGGCCTATGCCTATCCCCATGGTCTTGCCGCCTGCTACGACAATTGCGATGTCGTCTGGGCGCAGGATCTCTGGCAGATGGGCGATCCCCTGCAGAGTGGCAATTCGGATTTGCTGCTGCCCAATCGGATCTATGAGGCGGGCTGGCATGGCTGCCCGGTCATCGCGGTGTCGGGGATGGAGACCGGTCACAAGATCGAGGCGACCGGGCAGGGTTGGACCCTGGCGAGCGCAGACGCAGAGGCGTTGATCCGATGTCTACAGTCTCTGACGCCATCGGAGATTGCCGCCGCTCGCCAGCGGATCGCCGAGCTGCCGGAGACGGTGTTCCGTCAAACCCCGGCAGATGTGGTGGCGCTTCTGGCCTCGGCGGGGGTCGAGCCGTGCAGCTCCGGTGCGGGTGCCCCGCGGTCGAAAAGCGGCGCATAA
- a CDS encoding glycosyltransferase family 2 protein codes for MEDERMMERISILLCTYRRRSVVATLESLAALRAPTGYTIDIVVADNDEAPSSERWVRGTTASWPVSYIHAPARNISVARNACLALARKRQSDWIAFVDDDEVVPADWIEQLMRRAVETRADVISGPAIARYPTDAPSWMVDQDWHSNWPELRRPMQTGAEQPQTAHSCNALMRFAGQPWEGEAFDLDRGTSGGEDTAYFFALSHMGARFAVCAEAPVFEEVAPERLRLGWLAKRRFRMGQSYASGAPGSLARIRLAGAAMAKVVYCAGAALPALPSEARRNFWLLRGLLHLGVLAGCCALPQPRIYGGRADREAGSERVQG; via the coding sequence ATGGAGGATGAGAGAATGATGGAGCGGATCTCAATCCTGCTGTGTACCTATCGGCGTCGCAGCGTTGTGGCGACGCTGGAGAGCCTGGCCGCGCTGCGCGCTCCGACGGGATACACGATTGATATTGTTGTTGCCGACAATGATGAGGCTCCCTCCTCGGAGCGTTGGGTGCGGGGTACGACAGCCTCCTGGCCGGTCAGCTACATCCATGCGCCTGCGCGCAATATCTCGGTTGCGCGCAATGCGTGCCTGGCCTTGGCGCGCAAACGGCAGTCCGATTGGATCGCCTTTGTCGATGATGACGAGGTGGTGCCTGCCGATTGGATCGAACAGCTGATGCGCCGGGCGGTGGAGACCCGTGCAGATGTGATCTCAGGCCCGGCAATCGCGCGCTACCCTACGGATGCGCCGAGCTGGATGGTGGATCAGGACTGGCACAGCAATTGGCCAGAGTTGCGCAGGCCCATGCAGACCGGAGCCGAGCAACCGCAGACGGCCCATAGCTGCAATGCGCTGATGCGATTTGCGGGTCAGCCCTGGGAGGGGGAGGCGTTCGATCTGGATCGCGGGACAAGCGGCGGCGAGGATACGGCCTATTTCTTTGCGCTGTCGCATATGGGCGCGCGGTTTGCGGTCTGTGCTGAGGCCCCGGTTTTTGAAGAGGTGGCCCCAGAGCGGTTGCGTCTTGGGTGGCTGGCCAAACGGCGGTTCCGCATGGGGCAGAGCTATGCGTCTGGCGCGCCCGGATCACTGGCGCGGATACGACTGGCAGGTGCTGCGATGGCGAAGGTGGTCTATTGCGCCGGTGCTGCGCTGCCAGCATTACCATCCGAAGCACGCCGCAATTTCTGGCTGTTGCGCGGATTGCTGCATCTGGGGGTGCTTGCGGGATGCTGTGCCCTGCCGCAACCCAGAATCTATGGCGGCCGCGCGGATCGCGAAGCTGGGTCCGAGCGGGTGCAGGGCTGA
- a CDS encoding glycosyltransferase family 2 protein produces MGSSGQNGKEGATSASPVSAPKDLRILVVIPTLNEAKAILPCLESLLRDPLLRDPARSSLVVADGGSTDETVAIVQRFAETAPCPIHVLHNPERLQSAAVNRAVVNHEEGFDLLLRCDAHAIYPADYATALLAAFRLAKDAVSVVVAMDSQGNGNFGRAAAWVVDTPFGSGGAAHRGGRASGYVDHGHHALMDLNWFRKVGGYDAAFSHNEDAELDWRLRAAGGRIWLAGDVRLGYVMRSTPTALWRQYQNYGAGRAATLIKHRMRPRLRQMVPVLNLVLCVIALAIAAVWPVALLWPLLYLAAVLVVTLVACLRLGAIGVWSGVALMVMHMAWAIGLLRRMIGFGLRSASGHTSRKQRDGG; encoded by the coding sequence ATGGGCAGCAGCGGGCAGAACGGCAAAGAGGGCGCCACGAGCGCCAGCCCCGTGTCTGCGCCCAAGGATCTGCGTATTCTGGTTGTGATCCCGACCTTGAATGAAGCGAAGGCCATTCTGCCCTGCCTTGAGAGCCTGCTGCGTGATCCATTGCTGCGCGATCCGGCACGTTCATCGCTGGTGGTGGCAGATGGTGGCAGCACCGATGAGACGGTTGCGATTGTCCAGCGCTTTGCCGAGACAGCGCCGTGCCCGATACATGTGTTGCATAACCCGGAGCGGCTCCAGTCTGCGGCGGTCAACCGCGCTGTTGTCAATCACGAGGAGGGCTTTGACCTGCTGCTGCGATGTGATGCCCATGCGATTTATCCGGCGGATTACGCAACCGCTCTGCTCGCGGCATTTCGGCTGGCGAAGGATGCGGTGTCGGTTGTGGTGGCAATGGATTCTCAGGGGAATGGCAACTTTGGCAGGGCAGCGGCCTGGGTGGTCGATACGCCGTTTGGGTCCGGCGGGGCAGCCCATCGCGGGGGGCGGGCCTCAGGCTATGTCGACCATGGCCATCATGCGCTGATGGATCTGAACTGGTTTCGCAAGGTGGGGGGGTATGATGCTGCCTTTAGCCACAATGAGGATGCCGAGCTGGACTGGCGGTTGCGCGCTGCGGGCGGCCGGATCTGGCTGGCGGGCGATGTGCGGCTTGGCTATGTGATGCGCAGCACGCCCACGGCACTGTGGCGTCAGTATCAGAACTACGGTGCCGGTCGCGCTGCGACACTGATTAAGCATCGGATGCGACCGCGGTTGCGGCAGATGGTGCCGGTGCTGAATCTCGTCCTTTGCGTTATTGCGCTGGCGATCGCCGCTGTCTGGCCAGTCGCGCTGCTCTGGCCGTTGCTTTATCTGGCTGCAGTATTGGTGGTGACGCTGGTGGCGTGTCTTCGATTGGGAGCCATTGGGGTTTGGTCCGGGGTGGCCCTAATGGTGATGCATATGGCCTGGGCGATTGGGCTGCTGCGGAGGATGATCGGGTTTGGTCTTCGATCTGCCTCAGGGCACACAAGCCGGAAGCAGCGGGATGGAGGATGA